From [Clostridium] symbiosum, a single genomic window includes:
- a CDS encoding L-fucose/L-arabinose isomerase family protein: protein MNNIPEVKIGIVAVSRDCFPESLSVNRRKALVEAYRAKYDEQNIYECPVCIVESEIHMVQALEDVKEAGCNALVVYLGNFGPEISETLLAKHFDGPSMFIAAAEESGNNLIQGRGDAYCGMLNASYNLKLRGIRAYIPEYPVGTAEECADMIHEFVPIARAIVGLSGLKIISFGPRPLNFLACNAPIKQLYNLGVEIEENSELDLYEAFNKHAGDDRIPGVVKDMEAELGVGNRKPEILEKLAQYELTLLDWVKEHKGYRKYVAIAGKCWPAFQTQFGFVPCYVNSRLTDRGIPVSCEVDIYGALSEFIGTCVSEDAVTLLDINNSVPADLYQEDIKGVHNYGQRETFMGFHCGNTSSKKLSFCEMKYQLIMARALPEEVTQGTLEGDIVPGDITFFRLQSTADCKLRAYIAQGEVLPVATRSFGAIGIFAIPEMNRFYRHVLIEKNFPHHGAVAFGHYGKAIYEVFKYIGVDAEEIGFNQPKNMLYKTENPFA from the coding sequence ATGAACAACATACCGGAAGTAAAAATAGGAATTGTGGCCGTTAGCCGGGACTGTTTTCCGGAGAGCCTTTCCGTAAACAGGAGAAAAGCGCTGGTGGAGGCCTATAGGGCAAAGTATGACGAACAGAATATTTATGAATGTCCTGTCTGCATCGTGGAGAGTGAGATCCACATGGTACAGGCGCTGGAGGACGTGAAAGAGGCCGGCTGCAACGCGCTTGTAGTTTATCTTGGAAACTTTGGCCCGGAGATATCGGAGACCCTGCTGGCGAAGCATTTTGACGGTCCGTCCATGTTTATCGCGGCGGCCGAGGAGAGCGGAAACAATCTGATCCAGGGGCGCGGCGACGCATACTGCGGCATGTTAAATGCAAGCTATAATCTGAAGCTGCGCGGCATCAGGGCCTATATTCCGGAGTATCCGGTCGGCACGGCCGAGGAGTGCGCCGATATGATTCATGAGTTTGTACCGATTGCCCGGGCTATTGTGGGACTGTCCGGTTTGAAGATCATAAGCTTTGGTCCGAGACCGCTTAATTTTCTTGCCTGCAATGCTCCGATTAAACAGCTTTACAATCTGGGAGTGGAGATTGAGGAGAATTCCGAACTGGATTTATATGAGGCGTTTAATAAACATGCGGGTGATGATCGTATACCCGGAGTAGTAAAGGATATGGAGGCGGAACTTGGCGTGGGAAACCGGAAACCGGAAATACTGGAAAAACTGGCACAGTATGAGCTGACGCTGCTTGACTGGGTGAAGGAACATAAGGGATACCGAAAGTATGTGGCGATTGCGGGCAAATGCTGGCCGGCATTCCAGACCCAGTTCGGATTTGTGCCGTGTTATGTGAACAGCCGTCTGACGGACCGGGGAATTCCGGTATCCTGTGAGGTGGATATCTATGGTGCGCTGAGTGAATTTATAGGGACCTGTGTAAGTGAGGATGCGGTAACTCTCCTGGATATCAACAATTCTGTACCGGCTGACCTCTATCAGGAGGATATTAAAGGAGTTCACAATTACGGCCAGAGGGAAACATTTATGGGATTTCACTGCGGAAATACCAGTTCAAAGAAGCTTTCGTTCTGTGAGATGAAATACCAGCTCATCATGGCCAGAGCGCTTCCCGAGGAAGTGACGCAGGGCACGCTGGAAGGTGATATTGTGCCGGGCGATATTACATTTTTCCGTCTGCAGAGTACGGCAGACTGCAAACTCCGGGCCTACATCGCCCAGGGAGAGGTCCTTCCGGTAGCCACCCGCTCCTTTGGAGCCATTGGGATTTTCGCAATTCCGGAGATGAACCGTTTCTACCGCCATGTGCTGATTGAAAAGAACTTCCCGCATCACGGAGCGGTAGCCTTCGGCCATTACGGGAAGGCAATTTACGAGGTGTTCAAGTATATCGGGGTAGATGCGGAAGAGATTGGATTCAATCAGCCGAAGAATATGCTGTATAAGACCGAGAACCCATTTGCATAA
- a CDS encoding MmgE/PrpD family protein, whose protein sequence is MELTHQFADFLVKTNYEDLPSGVADLARERLLDTIGAMLAGRAGWNYADALIAAMEKIGKGECGIIGENPCLRFPAPRAAMLNATFAHSIELDDGHKFAGVHAGAVVVPTALVMGAKLNATGKEILTAIVLGYEIVYRLAVAQSPQLIDRGFHPTATCDTVGAMAVTGKLMKLDEGRMANGLGMAGLQASGLMEATVSGQQSKCVMVGNAAYNGICCAYVAEQGLPGTTTVFEGRTGLFQAMSKTISPETVTEGLGKDYQISETYNKFYPTCRHSQPAIEAVLNLAVKNHIVPEDVAAVEVGTHRVAYELTGIIYEPKNPGEAKFSIPYGVALALKEHGVAVRHLKEEAYTNQEYLKLAKLVTVRIDDEVNALYPKKRGAQVKIIMKDGTEYGEGCYDLKGSPQNPVGFDELVKKFVTAATGLLKEETIKEVIDRCTRFEQETNPGDFLSLLNW, encoded by the coding sequence ATGGAATTAACACATCAGTTTGCGGATTTTCTTGTAAAGACAAATTACGAAGATCTTCCGTCCGGTGTGGCAGATCTAGCCAGGGAGCGTCTGCTGGACACAATCGGCGCCATGCTGGCGGGCCGCGCAGGATGGAATTATGCGGATGCGCTGATTGCAGCGATGGAAAAGATTGGAAAAGGAGAATGCGGAATTATCGGAGAAAATCCCTGTCTACGTTTTCCTGCCCCACGAGCGGCGATGCTGAACGCTACATTCGCCCATTCAATAGAGCTGGATGACGGACATAAATTTGCCGGCGTCCATGCGGGTGCAGTGGTTGTTCCGACGGCTTTGGTCATGGGGGCAAAGCTGAATGCCACGGGAAAAGAAATACTGACCGCAATTGTGCTGGGATATGAGATTGTATATCGGCTTGCGGTTGCACAGAGCCCCCAGCTCATTGACCGGGGATTTCATCCGACGGCAACCTGTGATACGGTAGGCGCGATGGCAGTCACCGGCAAACTGATGAAACTGGACGAAGGGAGGATGGCCAACGGCCTTGGCATGGCGGGTCTTCAGGCTTCCGGCTTAATGGAGGCCACCGTCTCGGGGCAGCAGTCCAAATGTGTGATGGTGGGCAATGCCGCCTACAACGGTATCTGCTGTGCCTATGTGGCGGAACAGGGGCTGCCGGGAACTACAACCGTTTTCGAGGGCAGGACGGGACTGTTCCAGGCGATGAGCAAAACCATCAGCCCGGAGACGGTAACGGAAGGGCTTGGGAAGGATTATCAGATATCGGAGACCTATAATAAATTTTATCCGACCTGCCGTCATTCCCAGCCGGCCATTGAGGCCGTATTGAATCTGGCGGTAAAGAATCATATTGTTCCGGAAGATGTGGCTGCCGTGGAGGTAGGAACCCACAGGGTGGCATATGAGCTGACCGGAATTATTTATGAACCAAAGAATCCGGGCGAGGCAAAGTTCAGCATTCCTTACGGTGTTGCCCTGGCGCTTAAGGAGCATGGCGTTGCCGTCCGCCATCTGAAGGAAGAAGCTTATACAAACCAGGAGTATCTGAAACTGGCAAAGCTGGTGACAGTCCGTATTGATGATGAGGTCAATGCCCTGTACCCCAAAAAACGGGGAGCACAGGTAAAAATCATCATGAAGGACGGGACCGAATACGGGGAAGGGTGCTATGACCTGAAAGGTTCCCCGCAGAACCCGGTCGGATTTGATGAACTGGTTAAAAAGTTTGTCACAGCGGCTACGGGACTTTTGAAGGAAGAGACAATAAAAGAGGTCATTGACCGCTGTACACGGTTTGAACAGGAGACAAACCCGGGTGATTTCCTGTCCCTGCTGAACTGGTAA
- a CDS encoding HD domain-containing protein, whose protein sequence is MEERIRELFPEIGWIHDGELQDKVVATYIDALKTGGWEPDDMDNIPFTLLIPDCPFSYLDHVRGVTRISRAAMDEFNDIYSKKDAAFTLDHDELIAGALLHDVGKLIEYEKNEDGVTVKSELGKNLRHPFSGTVLALRNGCSSRIGHIIANHAHEGDGTLRSPEGVVINKADFINFEAVKSFLGMK, encoded by the coding sequence ATGGAAGAAAGAATCAGAGAACTGTTCCCTGAAATCGGCTGGATTCACGACGGGGAACTTCAGGACAAGGTGGTCGCAACCTACATAGATGCACTGAAAACCGGAGGCTGGGAACCGGATGATATGGATAACATCCCGTTTACCCTGCTGATACCGGACTGTCCGTTCAGTTATCTGGATCACGTGCGCGGCGTTACCCGGATTTCCAGAGCCGCCATGGACGAATTTAATGATATCTATTCGAAGAAAGACGCCGCTTTCACCCTGGATCACGACGAGTTGATTGCTGGGGCTCTGCTCCATGATGTGGGAAAGCTGATTGAGTATGAAAAAAATGAGGATGGAGTTACGGTAAAATCAGAACTCGGCAAGAACCTGCGCCATCCATTTTCGGGCACGGTGCTGGCACTGCGTAACGGCTGCTCCAGCAGAATCGGCCATATCATAGCAAACCATGCCCACGAGGGGGATGGGACTCTCCGCAGTCCGGAGGGGGTTGTGATTAACAAGGCGGATTTTATCAATTTTGAAGCGGTAAAATCATTTCTCGGCATGAAATAG
- a CDS encoding aconitase/3-isopropylmalate dehydratase large subunit family protein yields MGKTAIVKIMERASGHPVEVGDRIWCRIDLASARDFGGANCVLQFEKEMGKDAKVWDPDKIAYTFDLQAPSHSEKVSNNQKIIREFARRQGIRHVFDINHGIGQHVMLEHGLIKPGDVVLGTDSHMNLLGAVGAFATGVGNSDIAASYINGTNWFRVPETMKIEVTGSFQRGVCMRDLLTHIVGDLGASGMDFLAVEFTGETIERATLAERLTLCSMVTEMSGKVPLIMPNGEVLEWLAERAGEEVRERAKLLSADSDAEYCRVLHYDVTDLEPLASCPDAPDNVRPVREVAGTAVDQIHIGSCSNGRFEDLKAAYDVLMAGGGKISPGIRAIITPSTTEVQIRCAKEGMIEKFLEAGIVFTNPTCSLCTAEHYGALPSGDVGCSTTNRNFIGKVGKGSHTYLMSPMSAMATAVRGCITDPREILG; encoded by the coding sequence ATGGGAAAGACAGCAATTGTAAAGATAATGGAGCGGGCATCCGGCCATCCGGTTGAGGTCGGTGACCGCATATGGTGCAGGATTGATTTGGCCTCCGCCCGTGATTTTGGAGGGGCCAACTGCGTACTGCAGTTTGAAAAGGAGATGGGGAAGGACGCAAAAGTATGGGATCCCGATAAGATTGCATATACCTTTGATCTTCAGGCGCCCTCCCATTCGGAGAAGGTTTCCAACAACCAGAAAATCATCCGTGAGTTTGCCAGACGCCAGGGAATCAGGCATGTATTTGATATCAACCACGGCATCGGCCAGCATGTTATGCTGGAGCACGGCCTGATAAAACCGGGAGATGTGGTCCTGGGAACGGACAGCCATATGAACCTTCTGGGAGCGGTCGGCGCATTTGCAACCGGTGTGGGCAATTCCGATATTGCGGCGTCTTATATCAATGGGACAAACTGGTTCCGCGTGCCGGAGACGATGAAAATAGAAGTTACCGGCTCCTTTCAAAGAGGAGTGTGCATGCGGGATCTGCTGACCCACATTGTCGGTGATTTGGGAGCCAGCGGTATGGATTTCCTCGCAGTTGAATTTACCGGTGAGACAATCGAACGCGCTACACTGGCAGAACGGCTGACACTCTGTTCCATGGTCACGGAAATGAGCGGAAAAGTCCCGTTAATTATGCCGAACGGAGAAGTCCTTGAATGGCTGGCAGAGAGGGCAGGGGAGGAGGTAAGAGAGCGTGCGAAGCTGCTCTCAGCCGATTCCGATGCGGAGTACTGCAGGGTATTGCACTATGATGTGACGGATCTGGAACCGCTGGCATCCTGTCCGGACGCCCCGGATAATGTCCGTCCCGTGCGCGAAGTTGCAGGCACCGCGGTTGACCAGATTCATATCGGTTCCTGTTCCAACGGCCGCTTTGAAGATTTGAAGGCAGCCTATGACGTGCTGATGGCCGGGGGAGGGAAAATCAGTCCCGGTATCCGTGCGATTATTACCCCGAGCACTACGGAAGTTCAGATACGGTGCGCAAAAGAGGGAATGATTGAAAAATTTCTGGAAGCAGGCATTGTATTTACAAATCCTACCTGTTCCCTGTGCACCGCGGAGCACTACGGAGCCCTGCCGTCCGGTGACGTCGGCTGTTCCACAACCAACAGGAACTTTATCGGCAAAGTGGGGAAGGGAAGCCATACCTATCTGATGAGCCCGATGTCGGCCATGGCGACGGCGGTCAGAGGCTGTATCACCGACCCGAGGGAGATTCTCGGATAA
- a CDS encoding 3-isopropylmalate dehydratase yields the protein MSILKGRAWVFGDDVDTDLIYHNKYLAETDPENMPQYAFEYYPGKENFAKEVKPGDIVVAGKNFGCGSSREHAVYCLQYGGVPCVLAETFSRIYYRNAVNNGYLVLFVKGLGAAIKNGEISDKDELEIDTATGTIRDLTNRKEFHGDAVSNLENDIMKAGGLFPYLKQQANQK from the coding sequence ATGAGCATTCTTAAAGGGAGAGCCTGGGTATTCGGCGATGATGTCGATACCGATTTGATATACCACAATAAATATCTGGCGGAGACGGATCCGGAAAATATGCCCCAGTATGCATTTGAGTATTATCCCGGCAAGGAGAACTTTGCCAAAGAAGTAAAGCCGGGTGACATAGTTGTGGCCGGAAAAAATTTCGGCTGCGGTTCCAGCCGGGAACATGCCGTGTACTGTCTCCAGTACGGAGGTGTTCCCTGTGTCCTGGCGGAGACGTTTTCCAGAATTTATTACCGGAATGCGGTCAATAACGGATATCTGGTTCTCTTTGTCAAAGGTCTTGGGGCAGCGATTAAAAATGGTGAGATATCAGATAAAGATGAATTAGAGATCGACACTGCAACGGGGACGATCCGGGACTTGACGAACCGGAAAGAATTTCACGGTGATGCCGTCAGTAATCTGGAGAATGATATTATGAAGGCGGGCGGATTATTCCCGTATCTGAAGCAGCAGGCAAACCAGAAATGA
- a CDS encoding YbhB/YbcL family Raf kinase inhibitor-like protein — MKVISHGIVNGIIEDKYGKRGSHFNEFGMSTYSLPFEVLDAPEGTKSFALLLEDKDAFQVNGGFSWIHWVAANITRTKIEENESQTATDFVQGVNTWNFKQSSPENKKLTAFYGGMAPPDAPHIYELHVYALDCLLDLENGFLMNHMYRQMDGHILEQYTLKGEYSN; from the coding sequence ATGAAAGTCATCAGTCACGGCATTGTTAACGGCATTATTGAGGATAAGTATGGTAAACGTGGTTCCCATTTCAACGAATTCGGGATGTCAACCTATTCGCTTCCTTTCGAAGTTCTGGATGCCCCGGAAGGAACAAAAAGTTTTGCACTTCTCCTGGAAGATAAAGATGCATTTCAAGTCAATGGCGGTTTTTCCTGGATTCACTGGGTTGCCGCCAACATAACAAGAACTAAGATTGAAGAGAACGAGAGCCAGACTGCAACTGATTTTGTCCAGGGCGTCAATACCTGGAACTTCAAGCAGAGCAGTCCAGAGAATAAAAAACTTACCGCTTTTTACGGTGGCATGGCTCCGCCGGATGCACCGCATATCTATGAGCTTCATGTGTATGCCCTGGACTGTCTCCTTGATCTGGAAAATGGATTCCTGATGAACCATATGTACCGCCAGATGGACGGACACATTCTGGAGCAATATACGCTGAAGGGCGAATACAGTAATTAG
- a CDS encoding metallophosphoesterase family protein, giving the protein MTGDTHGNWMSRLRTEGFPEQKEMTKRDYVIVCGDFGMWDGSNSEKHNLDWLEGKPFTTLFVSGNHDNYDILDALPITEWCGGKVNFIRPTVIHLMRGQVYNIDGNRFFTFGGASSHDIMDGILDRGDPKIKIWRRDDSKMFRINHVSWWERELPSETEMEEGIENLKIAANEVDYIITHSPYTSLLKQLDEGIGLYHADKLTDYLQGIKEIVSYKHWFFGHMHVNQTFPREHSSCLYEQIVRMV; this is encoded by the coding sequence GTGACAGGAGATACACACGGCAACTGGATGAGCAGGCTTAGAACGGAGGGTTTCCCAGAGCAAAAAGAAATGACAAAGAGGGATTATGTCATAGTTTGCGGAGATTTTGGCATGTGGGATGGTTCAAATTCAGAAAAACATAATCTTGATTGGCTCGAAGGAAAACCGTTTACAACATTATTTGTTTCAGGTAATCACGACAACTATGATATACTGGATGCTCTGCCAATAACGGAGTGGTGCGGCGGTAAGGTTAATTTTATTCGTCCGACCGTCATTCATCTGATGCGCGGCCAGGTTTACAATATAGATGGAAACAGATTCTTCACATTCGGCGGAGCTAGCAGCCATGATATAATGGATGGCATCTTGGATAGGGGAGACCCGAAAATCAAAATATGGAGGAGAGATGATTCAAAAATGTTTCGTATCAATCATGTTTCATGGTGGGAACGTGAGTTACCGTCAGAAACGGAGATGGAAGAAGGCATAGAGAACTTGAAGATAGCTGCGAATGAGGTTGATTATATTATTACCCATAGCCCATATACCTCTCTCCTTAAACAACTGGATGAAGGCATCGGTTTGTATCATGCGGATAAATTAACCGATTATCTACAGGGGATTAAAGAGATTGTTAGTTATAAACATTGGTTTTTTGGGCATATGCATGTAAACCAAACGTTCCCAAGGGAACATAGCAGCTGCTTATATGAGCAGATAGTAAGAATGGTATAA
- a CDS encoding DUF1848 domain-containing protein, with product MIISVSRRTDIPAFFSGWFMNRISEQYALVQNPFNPHQISKVSLSPDVVDCIVFWSKNPEPMIHRLQELKDYMYYFQYTLNAYGEDLEKNLPPVSERISTFHTLSRLTGKRRVIWRYDPIILNETYTFSWHLDRFASIADALQGCTERCVISFIDLYASIAGPAKKYGIRELSDSTVLELVKKLSSIARSFGMMMETCSEEIDLSSCSIAHGCCIDGRLISNLLGCSLNTEKDKNQRPECGCAASIDLGLYNTCRNGCVYCYANHSSQILEKRGRMYDEHSPLLCGRLTELDKVTERKVKSLQDRQLDLFSRLPPDER from the coding sequence ATGATAATCAGCGTCAGCAGAAGAACCGATATTCCTGCCTTTTTTTCCGGCTGGTTTATGAATCGAATCAGTGAACAATATGCCCTTGTCCAGAATCCATTTAATCCTCACCAGATAAGCAAAGTCAGCTTAAGTCCCGACGTTGTCGACTGCATTGTGTTCTGGAGCAAGAATCCGGAACCGATGATTCACAGATTGCAGGAACTAAAGGACTACATGTACTATTTCCAATATACTCTGAATGCGTACGGAGAGGATCTTGAAAAGAATCTTCCTCCCGTTTCCGAACGCATTTCTACCTTCCATACTCTCTCCCGGCTTACTGGAAAGCGGCGGGTAATCTGGCGCTATGATCCCATTATTCTCAATGAAACGTATACGTTCTCATGGCATCTGGACCGTTTTGCCTCCATTGCCGATGCGCTTCAGGGCTGTACGGAAAGGTGCGTCATCAGCTTTATAGACCTCTACGCCTCCATTGCCGGTCCGGCGAAGAAGTACGGCATCCGGGAACTTTCCGACAGCACAGTTTTAGAACTTGTAAAGAAGTTATCCTCCATTGCCCGCTCCTTTGGCATGATGATGGAAACATGTTCGGAAGAGATCGATTTGTCTTCCTGCAGCATCGCCCATGGCTGCTGTATCGACGGCCGTTTGATATCAAACCTTCTGGGCTGTTCCCTCAACACAGAGAAGGACAAGAACCAGCGTCCCGAATGCGGCTGTGCCGCGAGTATTGACCTGGGTCTCTACAATACATGCAGAAACGGCTGTGTTTACTGCTATGCCAACCACAGCAGCCAAATCCTGGAAAAGCGCGGCCGGATGTACGACGAACATTCCCCTCTGCTCTGCGGGCGCCTCACGGAACTTGATAAGGTGACGGAACGGAAGGTAAAGAGCCTGCAAGACAGACAGCTTGATCTGTTTTCCAGACTCCCTCCCGATGAAAGATAA
- a CDS encoding helix-turn-helix transcriptional regulator: protein MKNRIRELREKKGITQEQLGEMAGTSRQAINAIETEKFEPSIWLAYGISQVFGCSIEEVFLFAESRKKSRAGCSRRENHGDQTDSEE, encoded by the coding sequence GTGAAAAACAGAATCAGGGAATTGAGGGAGAAAAAAGGCATAACACAGGAGCAGCTGGGGGAGATGGCCGGAACCTCAAGACAGGCAATCAATGCAATAGAGACAGAAAAATTCGAACCGTCGATTTGGCTTGCCTATGGCATATCGCAGGTATTCGGCTGTTCCATTGAAGAGGTGTTTTTATTTGCGGAAAGCCGGAAAAAATCGAGAGCCGGCTGCAGCAGAAGGGAGAACCATGGCGATCAGACAGATTCGGAAGAATGA
- the def gene encoding peptide deformylase: MAIRQIRKNDDEILRKRCKEVKEVDDKIRELLDDMMNTLHHTENAAAMAANQVGILKRLVVIDYCDVCLKLVNPKIIGRSGVQECMEGCLSFPGRFAKTIRPQKVTVQALDENGMEIIVTGEGEMAKCYCHELEHLDGEIFLDKAIEELH; encoded by the coding sequence ATGGCGATCAGACAGATTCGGAAGAATGATGATGAAATATTGAGGAAAAGATGCAAAGAAGTCAAGGAAGTGGATGATAAAATCAGGGAGCTGCTGGATGATATGATGAATACGCTGCATCATACGGAAAATGCGGCAGCCATGGCGGCCAACCAGGTGGGGATCTTGAAACGTCTGGTAGTCATTGATTACTGTGATGTATGCCTGAAGCTGGTCAACCCGAAGATAATCGGCAGAAGCGGAGTGCAGGAGTGCATGGAGGGCTGCCTGAGCTTCCCCGGCCGTTTTGCAAAGACGATCCGCCCGCAGAAAGTAACGGTCCAGGCCCTGGACGAAAACGGCATGGAGATCATCGTGACCGGAGAAGGGGAGATGGCAAAATGCTACTGCCATGAGCTGGAACATCTGGACGGGGAGATCTTTTTAGATAAGGCAATTGAAGAATTACACTGA
- the guaA gene encoding glutamine-hydrolyzing GMP synthase translates to MKQDMIVILDLGSTENTVIARQIRDMGVYSEIHPHDITVAELKALQNVKGIILNGGENRIVDGAAVDVSPEIYNCGYPVMSINHPTAKCGQQLSELPSEEVLRTFVFEACKAEPNWNMKNFIEDQVELIRKQVGDRKVLLALSGGVDSSVVAALLIKAIGQQLVCVHVNHGLMRKNESESVIEIFRDQLHANLIYVDATERFLGKLENVSDPEQKRKIIGGEFIRVFEEEARKLEGIDFLGQGTIYPDIIESGTKTAKMVKSHHNVGGLPEDLKFELVEPLKQLFKDEVRACGVELGLPAGMVYRQPFPGPGLGVRCLGAITRDRLEAVRESDAILREEFEKAGLDKKVWQYFTVVPDFKSVGVKHNARSFEYMVIIRAINTIDAMSATIERVDWDVLQTITARILAEVEHVNRVCYDMSPKPPATIEFE, encoded by the coding sequence ATGAAACAGGACATGATTGTTATTCTGGATTTGGGCAGCACGGAGAACACGGTAATTGCCCGTCAGATCCGCGACATGGGAGTTTACAGTGAGATTCATCCCCACGATATCACCGTGGCCGAATTAAAGGCGCTGCAGAATGTAAAGGGAATTATTTTAAACGGCGGAGAAAACCGCATTGTGGACGGTGCGGCCGTAGACGTCAGCCCGGAGATTTATAACTGTGGCTACCCCGTAATGTCAATCAATCATCCGACCGCGAAATGTGGACAGCAGCTTTCAGAACTCCCGTCGGAAGAAGTGCTGAGAACATTTGTGTTTGAAGCATGCAAGGCAGAGCCGAACTGGAATATGAAAAATTTCATCGAAGATCAGGTGGAATTGATCAGAAAACAGGTTGGTGACAGAAAGGTCCTTCTCGCTCTTTCAGGCGGAGTGGATTCTTCCGTTGTAGCCGCCCTGCTGATCAAGGCAATCGGACAGCAGCTTGTATGTGTCCATGTCAACCACGGGCTGATGCGTAAAAATGAGTCCGAGAGCGTTATTGAAATTTTCAGGGATCAGCTTCATGCAAACCTGATCTACGTCGATGCGACGGAGCGTTTCTTAGGTAAATTAGAGAATGTTTCGGATCCGGAGCAGAAGAGAAAGATTATCGGCGGAGAATTTATCCGTGTATTTGAGGAAGAGGCAAGAAAACTTGAGGGAATTGATTTCCTGGGCCAGGGGACAATTTATCCCGATATCATCGAGAGCGGAACAAAGACGGCCAAGATGGTAAAATCCCATCACAACGTGGGCGGCCTTCCGGAAGATTTGAAATTTGAACTGGTGGAACCGTTAAAACAGTTATTTAAAGACGAAGTGCGCGCCTGCGGCGTGGAACTGGGACTTCCTGCCGGTATGGTTTACCGCCAGCCGTTCCCGGGACCGGGACTCGGAGTCCGCTGTCTGGGAGCCATCACGCGCGACCGTCTGGAGGCGGTGAGAGAGTCGGATGCCATCTTAAGGGAAGAATTTGAAAAGGCGGGACTGGATAAAAAGGTATGGCAGTATTTTACCGTAGTTCCTGATTTCAAATCCGTCGGCGTAAAACACAATGCCAGAAGCTTTGAATATATGGTTATTATCCGCGCCATCAACACGATTGACGCCATGAGCGCAACGATCGAACGCGTGGACTGGGATGTGCTCCAGACGATTACGGCGAGGATCCTGGCCGAGGTGGAGCATGTGAACCGGGTATGTTACGACATGTCCCCGAAGCCGCCGGCAACGATCGAATTCGAATAA
- a CDS encoding PhzF family isomerase encodes MGKIYRLYQIDSFTTKRFTGNPAGVITNADGLTPSEMQQIARELNNSETAFIFTENCEDCDMHVRFFTPTTEVPICGHATIAAHYANALEKNMQGHNRVFQKTGAGTLPVDIYRENDDYRIAMTQGEIKIEEPLSVEYQEQVMAALGLTMDQLTEEVPMAVASTGHSKLMIRIRDLERLHGLQPDLPALARLSKATGCNGYYVFTLNPNENPMVHGRMFSPAGGIPEDPVTGNANGPLGAYLVHLGFADTEKDEFSFHIVQGEAIGRTGGMEVKVSISDGKPVQVQIFGRAVVAFSTEVEI; translated from the coding sequence ATGGGAAAAATCTACCGTTTATATCAAATTGATTCTTTTACAACAAAACGATTCACCGGAAATCCAGCGGGAGTCATCACAAATGCCGACGGTCTGACCCCTTCGGAAATGCAGCAGATCGCCCGGGAACTGAACAACTCGGAGACCGCATTCATTTTCACGGAAAACTGTGAAGACTGTGACATGCATGTCCGCTTTTTCACACCGACAACCGAAGTGCCAATCTGCGGCCACGCTACCATTGCAGCACATTATGCCAATGCACTGGAAAAGAACATGCAGGGCCATAACCGGGTATTCCAGAAAACGGGAGCCGGAACTCTTCCCGTCGATATTTACCGTGAGAACGACGATTACCGGATTGCCATGACCCAGGGAGAAATTAAGATAGAAGAACCGCTGTCCGTCGAATATCAGGAACAGGTTATGGCGGCGCTGGGGCTTACTATGGACCAGCTTACCGAGGAAGTCCCCATGGCAGTGGCTTCAACCGGACATTCGAAACTGATGATACGGATCCGTGATCTGGAACGTCTCCACGGTTTGCAGCCCGATTTACCCGCACTGGCACGTTTAAGCAAGGCAACAGGATGTAATGGGTATTACGTTTTTACGCTCAACCCCAATGAAAACCCGATGGTGCATGGCCGAATGTTCTCCCCGGCAGGCGGCATCCCGGAAGATCCGGTAACCGGCAATGCCAACGGACCGCTCGGGGCCTATCTGGTGCATCTCGGATTTGCCGATACGGAAAAAGATGAGTTTTCCTTTCACATTGTGCAGGGTGAGGCAATCGGAAGAACCGGAGGCATGGAAGTCAAGGTTTCCATCTCGGATGGAAAGCCGGTTCAGGTTCAGATCTTTGGACGTGCGGTTGTGGCGTTTTCAACGGAAGTGGAGATTTAA